The Streptomyces kaniharaensis genome segment CTACACGGCCGACGAGATGCACCACGGCTTCGGCGTCGCCGGCTTCGACATCGGCCTGCCCGCCCCGCTCGCCGTAGCCAGCATCCACCTCACCCCGTACAGCGCGGACAAGGCCGTCACCGAGGCGGACTTCGCCGCCAGCCGCGCCTACCGGCACGGCCCCTACTGCATCCTCGGCGGCGACATCAACTACCCGCCCGCCGCCGGACCCGACCCGGCCTGGGACCGCATGCGCCCCTACAACCGCGGCACCCGCACCCTGCTCACCGACCCGGCACTCGGTCGGCAGAGCGGCCCGGTCCCGGACCGGCGCGTCGCCTGGAAACTTGCCGCCAACGGTCTCAACGACGCGGCCTGGCACCTGTACCAACAGACCGGTAACGAAGCCCTGCTGCACCGCACCGGCGCCGACGACCGGATCGACCAGCTCTGGGTCTCCGCCCCGCTCGCCCCGGCCATCGTCTCGTACGCCCTGCTCGACACCCCGGCCGATGCGAGCGACCACCACGGCCTGGTCGTCGTCCTCGATACCGACCTCATCGACACCAGCCAGCCGTGGGCGTACCGATAACCGGCCACTCCGCCACCATGCGCGCCGTCCACCCCACCGCCGCCCTGCCGGAGCACCAGCTCGATCAGGACCCGCGACTTCCTGACCTATCGCCGCCTAGGCGCTGACGCTGCCCACCATGACGCCCCGCTGACCGAGCCACCCAGGCCAGGACGGCGGGACGCCACGGTGCGCGGCGCGGCCACCCGGCCGGCACCCCAACCAGAGGCACCCCTCATACACACCGCCCGCACTGCCCGCTTCGCCGCCGCTTGCGCCCTGCTGCGCGTCGGGGCGGATGTCGGTGATCACTGGATTAACGCTGCAAAGGTCGTTCCTCGGCGTCTCACTTTCGAGGGGCAGTCGTCAACCATTGTCGGTGCGAGGAGCCGGACGCCAGGCCCGTCCACCAAGGACGCCGCGAGCAGCCGGACGCCACGCAGAAGGTCGGCCTGTCTGCGTGGCATCGGTGCCACGCAGACAGGCCGACCTTCTGCGTTTCCCGATGGATTGACGCCCGCCGCTGGAGTCAGCCGACGATCTCCGCGTCCACTGGAGCAGCCGCCACTGCCGCCGCAGCCGTCTTCTTGGCAGCCGCCAAGCGCTTACCGAGACGCTGTAGCTCGATGTCCAGGTCTTCCAGGTGTCGATGGGCTGCGGCGGGGTCGGCCTCCACCGCGGACTTCAACGCGCGAGGGGCAAGCAGTGAGGCCACCCGGTCCCGCAGCACGGCTGCCGAGCGACTCAAGTCGCGCAGCTGCGCCACACCCGGCTGCTCCTCGGCTCCGAGGTCAGAAATTTCTGACCTCTGCTCGCTGGGGACGGGGTCAGAAATTTCTGACCCCGCCTTTTGCTCGGGGATGGCCGGCGTCGTTAGCTCGGCGGCGAGCTCGACCAGCCTGGCTGCGGTGGGGCGCTTCTTGCCTTGCTCGGTCGCTTCGGTCACGCCGAGCTCGACGACCGTGCGGGCGGTCTTCAGGTCATGGGAGGCGATGACCGCCGCCACTGCCTTGCGGGCTGAGGCGCGGCTCAGGTACTGGGTGAGTTCGGGCCCCAGCTCTGCGACAGCCCGTGCCCGAGCCGCGTCCTGCATCAGCTCGAAGATGTATTTCTCGTCCACGTCCAGGACCCCGGACGCCCACACGGCGAAATTCGTATGGCCGGCGACCACATGCAGCTCTCGCTGCTGCGCGGTCTCCAACAGGACGCCCTTGTTGAGCACCACGAAGTCCTCGGCCCGCCGCCCGAGGCCGTCGATCTCGATCAGCCGCTCGGTGACATAGGCGAGCTGCTCCTCGGGGGTGCCCGTGATGTCCTCGGCGGTGAGCACCCGGCCGCCCGCGAAGACGCTCGGCGCGCCCTGAGTATCCACAATCGCCGGCAGCGCGGAAGTGGCAGCCTTCTGTGCTGCGGCCTGCTGCAGCTCGGCGGGCACCGCCGGATCGACCGCGGAGTCCGGCGACTTCTTCAGCCGGCTGGTCCCGGCCTGGATCAGCTTGTTGGCCATTACAGGGACACTCCTGCCGCAGTGAGGATTCGGTCGTAGGCATCCGTGAGCGCCTGGGCCTCCTTGCCGGTGGCCGCGGTGATCGGCACGCAGGCAAACCGCGTCTGCTGGCGCAGCGAGTGCCGGGGAATCGCAAGATCGTCGAGGTACAACTCCCCGTAGGTCTCCGCCAGGTAGCCCCCTATGGCGTCCTTCAGGGTGCTGCGCCCGCCGGGGACGATGGAGGGGACGATGCCCACCACCCGCAGGTCCGGGTTCATGCCGAGGTCCTTGACCAGCTTGATGGTCGCGAGGGCCTCCTTGGCGCCGATGCGCCCGTCCTCGTCGAGGGTCGCCGGGATGATCACGTC includes the following:
- a CDS encoding endonuclease/exonuclease/phosphatase family protein, which gives rise to MILTIAIQNLQRGGLLDADGGHEDRWPLLAKRLAAVEPDLVLLQEAEGWETAGHRQLVRAERDLGMDGLIAPSRSGRGTALLYRRETLGRRIAWNTDYTADEMHHGFGVAGFDIGLPAPLAVASIHLTPYSADKAVTEADFAASRAYRHGPYCILGGDINYPPAAGPDPAWDRMRPYNRGTRTLLTDPALGRQSGPVPDRRVAWKLAANGLNDAAWHLYQQTGNEALLHRTGADDRIDQLWVSAPLAPAIVSYALLDTPADASDHHGLVVVLDTDLIDTSQPWAYR